GCTACGACCAGTGCCGGCCATGCCAGCCCTGCGGCCCAACCCCgctggccagcagctgcaaTGAGCCCTGCGTCAGGCAGTGCCAGAACTCCACCATTGTCATCCAGCCCTCTCCCGTGGTGGtgaccctgcccggccccatcctcagctccttcccgcaGAACACCGTTGTGGGATCCTCCACCTCTGCTGCCgttggcagcatcctcagctgtgATGGTGTCCCCATCAACTCTGGGTGCTGTGATCTCTCCTGCATCACTAGCCGCTACTGTGGCAGCAGGTGCCGCCCCTGCTAAAGATGCCAGACAGTGCCCCAGACCAGGACCCCAGGAAATCAGAACATGCTGCTGGACAAGAATGGATGGAAGAAGAGACCtcatgttgttgttttaagagGACCTGACCATCTCTGGCTTGTCCTGTAAAGACAGATAGGAAGGGGCCAGTCTTGAGTCTATGACAACATGACCAATGTCTTCCTATCCTGTTTTCTACAcgctctttttctttctttgctttcttgccCTCTCCTTTGTGTGAGGCCCCCAGAAACCAGCCTGGAGAGACCTGCTAGCCCCTCTCCCCATGTGGACCAGGTAGATTGATGCCCTGTTGCAAGTCTGCCTTTGGAAAAGCTGAACAGATTtttgtctgctcctgctgtgctaCGATCTCGGGGCCTCCTCTTGGAGTCACCTCCTTTCCCTCCTGAGCCTTGATAAACATTTGCAGCAACCCTGAGTGTGTCCCTGTGTGGTCTTTTCATCTGGATACTGATGGCCAAGGGAGAAAACCATTCCTTAGTGGGAAtaggctgggggcactgcctcaTTCCTCTAGGCACTGGAGGGTGGGGCATACTGCAGCAATTCATCTTTCAGGCACTGTCTCTTGAAGGTGAGGAAGACATCCCTAGTTCCTCAACAGCCAATGGCCACCAGTCCGTGACTTGTGACGTCTCTGCCTAGACAAGCGCTGTTGACATTGGAGTCCCCAGATCTTTGGAAGAGTGTTTGTCTTGCTATgggtggagctgtgctggggatgGAGGTTCAGACAAAGATGATCTCAAAGGATTGCAGAAACTGGGAATGGGAAATTATCTTGGGGGTGGCCGTCTGTCTCACCTCCATGTTCACCTTTCCGGCACCACCTGATCATGGGTATCATGTCTGGGCATGGAGAGCAGATACAGCTTCCCTTTGCATCCCTATAAGATTTCAGCACAGTCTCTGGCATGGCCCAGCTGTTGCCACGATACATAGGGCTGAGGGGATCCACAGGTTCGTACTGGTACCAGTCCCATCAGGTCACACACTGGAGCCCCCAGTCCCTGTAAAATCAACTCCTTTTCATGAACTCAGGCCCAGGACAGGGACTGATACCCAAACACTCATGGCTGCTCGGTCTTGCTGTCTTTTCCCCAAGCATGGATCAGCTTTTGTCAGGCTCCAGATCTGAGGCTACATACGTGGCACAATTGCACCATGCTCCAGAGAACAGATCATGTGGGGGCAGATATCCCACAGTCTCTGCTGAGTCATAGCAGTGAGAATGGGACCTGATTGTGCACTCAGCAAGGTCTGTGTATGGGCCGTGAATGGCACAGGGCATGCACCAGCCCAACCACAGGGCACACGCTGGGGGATCTTCTCCCAGGCACCAAGCTCCTCTGTCATTCCCAGAGCCATGAGGATGTAGTGGCCCTTTTGCTTCATGAAGCACCACTGCTCTCCACTCCCAGGCAAGGGCCTTCCC
This portion of the Anas platyrhynchos isolate ZD024472 breed Pekin duck chromosome 28, IASCAAS_PekinDuck_T2T, whole genome shotgun sequence genome encodes:
- the LOC119714147 gene encoding feather keratin Cos2-3-like → MPLDMGQLRPTIKASPAPCSLIHVSGLLLVGNQVNLLPPDMSCYDQCRPCQPCGPTPLASSCNEPCVRQCQNSTIVIQPSPVVVTLPGPILSSFPQNTVVGSSTSAAVGSILSCDGVPINSGCCDLSCITSRYCGSRCRPC